From Cyclobacteriaceae bacterium, a single genomic window includes:
- the pyk gene encoding pyruvate kinase — MEKASFNKTKIVATVGPASSSKEMLLALAKEGVDVFRLNFSHGKHEDHQKVIDFVREINKEMGSHIALLQDLQGPKIRVNEVKEGTILTPRETLIITTREVVGDHQLVSTSYKGLPNDVKPGDMILIDDGKIELKVIEARDIDVVCEVVYGGPLKSRKGINLPYSKVSAPSLTEKDLVDLEFGLKNKVDWIALSFVRKAKDIDILRAIIEKNNSTSRIVAKIEKPEALENIDAILAATDAVMVARGDLGVEIWLEEVPMVQKMLVEKCNKLAKPVIVATQMMESMIENPRPTRAETNDVANAVMDGADALMLSAETAAGKYPIEVIRSMVRTIGSVEKQAALYYRFREVDAHSPIFIHDSLILAACKLAQEVNAKAIVGMTSSGYTAFKSSSHRPNANIFVFTGNKAVLNTLNLVWATRAYYYEKSNSTDETIADVQEILKRDGHVKTGDIFISLASMPIHERSRTNMMKVNIVS; from the coding sequence GGAAAAAGCTTCTTTTAACAAGACCAAAATTGTTGCCACCGTCGGGCCAGCATCCAGTTCAAAAGAAATGCTTCTCGCCCTTGCCAAAGAAGGTGTTGACGTATTCAGATTGAATTTTTCTCACGGTAAACATGAAGACCACCAAAAAGTGATTGACTTTGTGCGTGAGATCAACAAAGAAATGGGATCTCATATTGCCCTCCTGCAGGATTTACAGGGCCCAAAAATCCGCGTTAATGAAGTTAAGGAAGGTACAATTCTCACACCAAGAGAAACCCTGATCATTACTACCCGTGAAGTGGTGGGAGATCATCAACTGGTCAGCACCAGCTATAAAGGTTTGCCAAATGACGTCAAGCCAGGTGACATGATCCTGATCGATGATGGTAAGATTGAATTGAAAGTTATAGAAGCAAGAGATATAGATGTTGTCTGTGAAGTGGTTTACGGCGGCCCATTGAAATCCCGCAAAGGAATCAACCTCCCTTATTCAAAGGTTTCGGCTCCATCGTTAACAGAAAAAGATCTAGTAGACCTCGAGTTTGGTCTGAAGAATAAAGTTGATTGGATAGCTCTTTCATTTGTCCGTAAGGCAAAAGACATTGATATCCTTCGTGCGATCATTGAAAAGAATAACTCAACCAGTCGCATCGTTGCAAAGATTGAAAAACCCGAAGCCCTGGAAAATATTGATGCAATTCTTGCGGCAACAGATGCTGTCATGGTGGCCCGTGGTGATCTTGGAGTTGAGATCTGGCTGGAAGAAGTTCCAATGGTTCAGAAGATGCTCGTTGAAAAATGTAATAAACTTGCCAAGCCTGTGATTGTCGCAACGCAGATGATGGAAAGCATGATTGAGAACCCGCGCCCTACACGTGCGGAAACCAACGACGTTGCGAATGCTGTTATGGATGGAGCCGATGCTCTAATGCTTTCTGCAGAGACCGCGGCTGGTAAGTATCCTATTGAAGTGATCCGAAGCATGGTTCGTACCATCGGGTCAGTAGAAAAGCAAGCAGCTCTTTACTACCGCTTTCGCGAAGTCGATGCTCACTCACCAATCTTTATTCACGACAGTTTGATCCTGGCAGCCTGTAAACTTGCACAGGAAGTGAATGCTAAAGCAATTGTAGGAATGACTTCTTCGGGGTATACAGCTTTCAAGTCTTCTTCACATCGTCCAAATGCAAACATTTTTGTGTTTACCGGAAATAAGGCTGTATTGAACACGCTGAATCTTGTGTGGGCTACACGCGCATACTATTACGAGAAGTCAAATTCCACAGACGAAACAATTGCGGATGTTCAGGAGATATTAAAACGTGATGGTCATGTAAAGACCGGAGATATCTTCATCAGTCTTGCCAGCATGCCAATTCATGAAAGAAGCAGGACCAATATGATGAAAGTAAATATTGTGAGCTAA